The Moorena producens PAL-8-15-08-1 genomic interval GCTATGCTGCTAAAAGCTGCCATCATAGATGACAGCCTGGCCAACTAGATGGCAGTTAGATTAACTCTTAAAAGTTACCCACCAAAGCGCGGAATTTAAGGATTAAGGAAGTTCCATTATGTTAGTTTGTCCCCAGTGTCAGTTCGAGAACCCAAATACCAACAAGTTTTGTCAACGATGTGGAACTTCCCTAACCGATAAAAGTTGTCATGAATGCGCTACCCAAGTGCCCCTAAATGCTGAAAATTGTCACAACTGCGGTGCCTTCACAGGAACGGTTTGGAGGGCTATTATTTCTAAGCAGCAAAATTCGCCAACGTCCCCGCAGGATTCTCCTCAAACCCCGGTTGAGGTGTCAGACTCCTCAGCTGAGCAGGCTACCCCAGTAGCAGTGTCACAACCACAGTCTGACCAGACCGAGAGGGCACTAACCCAGGCAGAATCATCCCTAGAAACAACACAAGAGTGGCTAACTGCATCGGATACTATACTAATTGAGTCAGGGGATGATGCTACCTTATCCCAAGCATCAACACTGTTGGCTGATGAAGCATCAATAAACAACAGCAGTGGCTCAGATCAAGTGGAACTAGAATCTGGGCAGGAGCCATTACTAGAGATTACGCCAATACAGGAGAAACCTCAATCTATTGAAGCTTCGACCTGGTCAATTCCTAATCTCGAAAACCCAACTTCTCAGACAGCAACAATTGTCTATCTAGACCAGGGTAAGCGTTACAGAGTACTAGAACCTGATAAAATCAGATATCAGATAGAGGAAAGTAAGACAACAGACTATAGTATCTTTGTAACAGTTTTGGACTGCCAACCGTTACAAAAGTCTCCCCTAGAAGCTCTGATTACTCAAACAAAATTGTCTCCAGAGAAATTTGATCTATCGACAACTCTAGAGCAGCCAAAACCTTCCCCGAAAGAAAACGTAGACGTTTGGAAAGTCCTAGATATCCCACAAAGTGCTAAACCCTATTTGGCTCTTAAGGACTTATGTTACCCTAGCGTGCCAGAAATTCATGATGTTTGGCAGCAAAATGGTAAGGTGATAATCCTGCTAGAAAACCGTTCAGAATGGCAGTTACTGAGTAATTTGTGGGGTTCTGAAGAGTTTTCTAAACTGCAAATTTTATACTGGCTCGATGAAATGGCAAAGCTTTGGCAAGCTCTAGAGCCTTGGCATTGTCGTCAGAGTTTGTTGGAACTGACGAATCTCCGGGTGGATGAAGACCAAGCACTAGGTTTGGAGCGTCTCTATCTCGAAAGGGAGGAAAATCCCCTAACCCTAGAGGATTTGGGACAACTGTGGCAACGATTATTTAACCAGTCCCAGCGAACCCAATTTACCTCCTTGTCAACGGTTGTCCGGCAGTTGTGTACTAAAGAAATTGAAACTATTGAGGAATTGCGATCGCATCTGCAAGGGATTGCTGACGAACAAGAATATGACCTATACGACTCCGGTATGCAATTAACTGAGGCTGTACTCTCAGAAATGGCAAGGGCAGACACTGAACCTCCTGATAGCGAAGAATTATTATCTGATCTATCCGCAAAAGAGCAACAAGGGGATGAAATGCCAACGGTACTGTTGCCCATGAGCTTGCAGAGTCTTGATGATCTCGGTATTACAGACATTGGTCATCAAAGAGATCATAATGAGGATTGTTTTGGCATCCAGA includes:
- a CDS encoding serine/threonine phosphatase — encoded protein: MLVCPQCQFENPNTNKFCQRCGTSLTDKSCHECATQVPLNAENCHNCGAFTGTVWRAIISKQQNSPTSPQDSPQTPVEVSDSSAEQATPVAVSQPQSDQTERALTQAESSLETTQEWLTASDTILIESGDDATLSQASTLLADEASINNSSGSDQVELESGQEPLLEITPIQEKPQSIEASTWSIPNLENPTSQTATIVYLDQGKRYRVLEPDKIRYQIEESKTTDYSIFVTVLDCQPLQKSPLEALITQTKLSPEKFDLSTTLEQPKPSPKENVDVWKVLDIPQSAKPYLALKDLCYPSVPEIHDVWQQNGKVIILLENRSEWQLLSNLWGSEEFSKLQILYWLDEMAKLWQALEPWHCRQSLLELTNLRVDEDQALGLERLYLEREENPLTLEDLGQLWQRLFNQSQRTQFTSLSTVVRQLCTKEIETIEELRSHLQGIADEQEYDLYDSGMQLTEAVLSEMARADTEPPDSEELLSDLSAKEQQGDEMPTVLLPMSLQSLDDLGITDIGHQRDHNEDCFGIQTQVKKQENPIGRTIQGRGLYILCDGMGGHAAGEVASSMAVEVLQNYFKENWQDQFPTEDSLRKSVYVTNQAIFDINQENARSGSGRMGTTLVMMLIENTKVGIVHVGDSRVYRLTRKRGLEQITIDHEVGQREIQHGVDPELAYSRPDAYQLTQALGPRSEQFLNPDVQFIDIAEDSIFLLCSDGLSDNDLLENHWQTHLAPLLSSRASLDQGLANLIELANEHNGHDNITLILVRVKVRPNLAQPRLN